The proteins below are encoded in one region of Erinaceus europaeus chromosome 15, mEriEur2.1, whole genome shotgun sequence:
- the RASA4B gene encoding ras GTPase-activating protein 4B isoform X2, with translation MAKRSSLSIRIVEGKNLPAKDITGSSDPYCIVKVDNEPIIRTATVWKTLSPFWGEEYQVHLLPTFHTVAFYVLDEDALSRDDVIGKVCLSRDTLASHPKGFCGWAHLTEVDPDEEVQGEIHLRLEVLPGPPAPRLRCSVLEARDLAPKDRNGTSDPFVRVRYNGRTQETSIVKKSCYPRWNETFEFELEEGVSGALCVEAWDWDLVSRNDFLGKVVFNVPRLGAAPLEEGWFRLQPDQAKHQQPEGNLGSLQLEVRLRDETVLPSYCYQPLVRLLCQEVTLGTQGPGQLIPLIEELTSTECRQDVATNLLKLFLGQGLAKDFLDLLFQLELARTSEANTLFRSNSLASKSMESFLKVAGMRYLHGVLGPIIDRVFEDKKCSGLHRPTTEAEVLEQSAHTLRGHLGALLSALSRSVRACPAVVRATFRQLFLRVRERFPSAQHENVPFIAVTSFLCLRFFSPAIMAPKLFHLRERHADARTSRTLLLLAKAVQNVGNMDTLASRAKEAWMEPLQPTVRQGVAQLKDFITKLVDIGEKEELDLQRTLSLQAPPVKEGPLFIHRTKGKGPLMSSSFKKLHFSLTTEALSCAKTPSSKKSALIKLASVRAAEKVEEKSFGSSHVMQVIYSDDVGRPQTAYLQCKCVNELNQWLSALRKVIMNNPSLLGSYHPGVFRGDKWSCCHQRDRTDLGCDKTRSRVTLQEWNDPLDHDLEAQLLYRHLQGLEAELWQRHRSQNVGTETDPGEASRDALAQLLQVLGNLREAHGSSHTGPLPVEPTRLLALQT, from the exons CACTGGCAGCAGTGACCCGTACTGCATCGTGAAGGTGGACAATGAGCCCATCATCAG GACAGCCACTGTGTGGAAGACCTTGAGCCCCTTCTGGGGGGAGGAGTATCAAGTTCACCTGCTGCCCACCTTCCATACAGTGGCCTTCTATGTCCTGGATGAAGATGCTCTCAG CCGGGATGACGTCATCGGGAAGGTATGCCTCAGCAGGGACACACTGGCCTCTCACCCCAAGG gtTTCTGTGGCTGGGCCCACCTGACAGAGGTTGATCCTGACGAGGAGGTGCAGGGTGAAATCCACCTACGTCTGGAAGTGCTGCCAGGCCCCCCGGCCCCCCGTCTGCGCTGCTCTGTGCTGGAGGCCAG ggacCTGGCCCCCAAGGACCGGAACGGCACCTCCGACCCCTTTGTGCGCGTGCGCTACAATGGCCGCACACAGGAGACCTCG ATAGTGAAGAAGTCCTGCTACCCCCGCTGGAATGAGACCTTCGAGTTTGAGCTGGAGGAGGGGGTCTCAGGGGCACTGTGTGTGGAGGCCTGGGACTGGGACCTGGTCAGCCGTAATGACTTCCTGGGCAAG GTGGTGTTCAATGTCCCGAGGCTGGGAGCAGCCCCCCTGGAAGAGGGCTGGTTCCGGCTGCAGCCCGACCAGGCCAAGCATCAACAGCCAGA GGGCAACCTGGGCTCCTTGCAGCTGGAGGTGCGGCTGCGGGATGAGACGGTGCTGCCTTCCTACTGCTACCAGCCCCTGGTGCGGCTGCTGTGCCAGGAGGTGACGCTGGGCACCCAG GGCCCGGGACAGCTGATCCCTCTCATTGAGGAGCTGACGAGCACTGAGTGTCGCCAGGATGTGGCCACCAACCTGCTCAAGCtcttcctggggcagggcctggccAAGGACTTCCTGGACCTGCTGTTCCAGCTGGAGCTGGCTCGAACCA GTGAGGCCAATACCCTTTTCCGGAGCAACTCACTGGCCTCCAAGTCCATGGAGTCCTTCCTGAAG GTGGCGGGGATGCGCTACCTGCACGGCGTCCTGGGCCCCATCATCGACAGGGTGTTCGAGGACAAGAA ATGCTCCGGCCTGCACCGCCCCACGACCGAGGCCGAGGTGCTGGAGCAGAGTGCGCACACGCTGCGTGGCCACCTGGGGGCGCTGCTGAGCGCGCTGAGCCGCTCGGTGCGCGCATGCCCGGCCGTGGTGCGCGCCACCTTCCGCCAGCTCTTTCTGCGCGTGCGCGAGCGCTTCCCCAGCGCCCAGCACGAG AACGTGCCTTTCATCGCCGTCACCAGCTTCCTGTGTTTGCGCTTCTTTTCTCCCGCCATCATGGCCCCCAAGCTCTTCCACCTGCGGGAGCGCCACGCGGACGCCCGCACCAGCCGCaccctgctcctgctggccaag GCGGTGCAGAATGTGGGCAACATGGACACGCTGGCGTCCCGGGCCAAGGAAGCTTGGATGGAGCCCCTGCAGCCCACCGTGCGCCAGGGCGTGGCCCAGCTGAAGGACTTCATCACTAAGCTGGTGGACATCGGGGAGAAGGAGG AGCTGGACCTGCAGCGGACGCTGAGCCTGCAGGCTCCCCCCGTGAAGGAGGGGCCGCTCTTCATCCACCGCACCAAGGGCAAGGGCCCCCTCATGTCCTCCTCCTTCAAGAAGCTGCACTTCTCGCTGACCACCGAGGCCCTGAGCTGTGCCAAGACGCCCAGCTCCAAG AAAAGCGCCCTTATCAAGCTGGCGAGCGTGCGGGCGGCGGAGAAAGTGGAGGAGAAGAGCTTCGGCAGCTCGCACGTCATGCAGGTCATCTACTCGGACGACGTGGGCCGGCCACAGACTGCCTACCTGCAGTGCAAG tGTGTGAATGAGCTGAACCAGTGGCTGTCGGCGCTAAGGAAGGTAATCATGAACAACCCCAGCCTGCTAGGCTCCTACCACCCTGGTGTCTTCCGAGGGGACAAGTGGAGCTGCTGCCACCAGAGGGACAGGACAG atCTGGGCTGTGATAAGACCCGGTCCCGGGTGACTCTGCAGGAGTGGAACGACCCTCTGGACCACGACCTGGAGGCCCAGCTGCTgtaccgccacctgcagggtctgGAGGCTGAGCTGTG GCAGAGGCACCGGTCACAGAATGTGGGCACGGAGACTGACCCTGGTGAAG CCTCCAGGGACGCGCTAGCCCAGCTGCTGCAGGTGCTGGGGAACCTCCGGGAGGCCCACGGCTCCAGCCACACTGGCCCCCTGCCCGTGGAGCCCACTCGCCTGCTGGCACTACAGACGTGA
- the RASA4B gene encoding ras GTPase-activating protein 4B isoform X3 — protein sequence MAKRSSLSIRIVEGKNLPAKDITGSSDPYCIVKVDNEPIIRTATVWKTLSPFWGEEYQVHLLPTFHTVAFYVLDEDALSRDDVIGKVCLSRDTLASHPKGFCGWAHLTEVDPDEEVQGEIHLRLEVLPGPPAPRLRCSVLEARDLAPKDRNGTSDPFVRVRYNGRTQETSIVKKSCYPRWNETFEFELEEGVSGALCVEAWDWDLVSRNDFLGKVVFNVPRLGAAPLEEGWFRLQPDQAKHQQPEGNLGSLQLEVRLRDETVLPSYCYQPLVRLLCQEVTLGTQGPGQLIPLIEELTSTECRQDVATNLLKLFLGQGLAKDFLDLLFQLELARTSEANTLFRSNSLASKSMESFLKVAGMRYLHGVLGPIIDRVFEDKKYVELDPSKVEVKDVGCSGLHRPTTEAEVLEQSAHTLRGHLGALLSALSRSVRACPAVVRATFRQLFLRVRERFPSAQHENVPFIAVTSFLCLRFFSPAIMAPKLFHLRERHADARTSRTLLLLAKAVQNVGNMDTLASRAKEAWMEPLQPTVRQGVAQLKDFITKLVDIGEKEELDLQRTLSLQAPPVKEGPLFIHRTKGKGPLMSSSFKKLHFSLTTEALSCAKTPSSKKSALIKLASVRAAEKVEEKSFGSSHVMQVIYSDDVGRPQTAYLQCKCVNELNQWLSALRKVIMNNPSLLGSYHPGVFRGDKWSCCHQRDRTDLGCDKTRSRVTLQEWNDPLDHDLEAQLLYRHLQGLEAELWSTQTLPPTTEPGLSVQGL from the exons CACTGGCAGCAGTGACCCGTACTGCATCGTGAAGGTGGACAATGAGCCCATCATCAG GACAGCCACTGTGTGGAAGACCTTGAGCCCCTTCTGGGGGGAGGAGTATCAAGTTCACCTGCTGCCCACCTTCCATACAGTGGCCTTCTATGTCCTGGATGAAGATGCTCTCAG CCGGGATGACGTCATCGGGAAGGTATGCCTCAGCAGGGACACACTGGCCTCTCACCCCAAGG gtTTCTGTGGCTGGGCCCACCTGACAGAGGTTGATCCTGACGAGGAGGTGCAGGGTGAAATCCACCTACGTCTGGAAGTGCTGCCAGGCCCCCCGGCCCCCCGTCTGCGCTGCTCTGTGCTGGAGGCCAG ggacCTGGCCCCCAAGGACCGGAACGGCACCTCCGACCCCTTTGTGCGCGTGCGCTACAATGGCCGCACACAGGAGACCTCG ATAGTGAAGAAGTCCTGCTACCCCCGCTGGAATGAGACCTTCGAGTTTGAGCTGGAGGAGGGGGTCTCAGGGGCACTGTGTGTGGAGGCCTGGGACTGGGACCTGGTCAGCCGTAATGACTTCCTGGGCAAG GTGGTGTTCAATGTCCCGAGGCTGGGAGCAGCCCCCCTGGAAGAGGGCTGGTTCCGGCTGCAGCCCGACCAGGCCAAGCATCAACAGCCAGA GGGCAACCTGGGCTCCTTGCAGCTGGAGGTGCGGCTGCGGGATGAGACGGTGCTGCCTTCCTACTGCTACCAGCCCCTGGTGCGGCTGCTGTGCCAGGAGGTGACGCTGGGCACCCAG GGCCCGGGACAGCTGATCCCTCTCATTGAGGAGCTGACGAGCACTGAGTGTCGCCAGGATGTGGCCACCAACCTGCTCAAGCtcttcctggggcagggcctggccAAGGACTTCCTGGACCTGCTGTTCCAGCTGGAGCTGGCTCGAACCA GTGAGGCCAATACCCTTTTCCGGAGCAACTCACTGGCCTCCAAGTCCATGGAGTCCTTCCTGAAG GTGGCGGGGATGCGCTACCTGCACGGCGTCCTGGGCCCCATCATCGACAGGGTGTTCGAGGACAAGAAGTACGTGGAGCTGGACCCCAGCAAAGTGGAGGTCAAAGATGTGGG ATGCTCCGGCCTGCACCGCCCCACGACCGAGGCCGAGGTGCTGGAGCAGAGTGCGCACACGCTGCGTGGCCACCTGGGGGCGCTGCTGAGCGCGCTGAGCCGCTCGGTGCGCGCATGCCCGGCCGTGGTGCGCGCCACCTTCCGCCAGCTCTTTCTGCGCGTGCGCGAGCGCTTCCCCAGCGCCCAGCACGAG AACGTGCCTTTCATCGCCGTCACCAGCTTCCTGTGTTTGCGCTTCTTTTCTCCCGCCATCATGGCCCCCAAGCTCTTCCACCTGCGGGAGCGCCACGCGGACGCCCGCACCAGCCGCaccctgctcctgctggccaag GCGGTGCAGAATGTGGGCAACATGGACACGCTGGCGTCCCGGGCCAAGGAAGCTTGGATGGAGCCCCTGCAGCCCACCGTGCGCCAGGGCGTGGCCCAGCTGAAGGACTTCATCACTAAGCTGGTGGACATCGGGGAGAAGGAGG AGCTGGACCTGCAGCGGACGCTGAGCCTGCAGGCTCCCCCCGTGAAGGAGGGGCCGCTCTTCATCCACCGCACCAAGGGCAAGGGCCCCCTCATGTCCTCCTCCTTCAAGAAGCTGCACTTCTCGCTGACCACCGAGGCCCTGAGCTGTGCCAAGACGCCCAGCTCCAAG AAAAGCGCCCTTATCAAGCTGGCGAGCGTGCGGGCGGCGGAGAAAGTGGAGGAGAAGAGCTTCGGCAGCTCGCACGTCATGCAGGTCATCTACTCGGACGACGTGGGCCGGCCACAGACTGCCTACCTGCAGTGCAAG tGTGTGAATGAGCTGAACCAGTGGCTGTCGGCGCTAAGGAAGGTAATCATGAACAACCCCAGCCTGCTAGGCTCCTACCACCCTGGTGTCTTCCGAGGGGACAAGTGGAGCTGCTGCCACCAGAGGGACAGGACAG atCTGGGCTGTGATAAGACCCGGTCCCGGGTGACTCTGCAGGAGTGGAACGACCCTCTGGACCACGACCTGGAGGCCCAGCTGCTgtaccgccacctgcagggtctgGAGGCTGAGCTGTG gtccacacAGACCCTGCCTCCCACTACAGAGCCAGGACTCAGTGTCCAGGGGCTCTAA
- the RASA4B gene encoding ras GTPase-activating protein 4B isoform X1: MAKRSSLSIRIVEGKNLPAKDITGSSDPYCIVKVDNEPIIRTATVWKTLSPFWGEEYQVHLLPTFHTVAFYVLDEDALSRDDVIGKVCLSRDTLASHPKGFCGWAHLTEVDPDEEVQGEIHLRLEVLPGPPAPRLRCSVLEARDLAPKDRNGTSDPFVRVRYNGRTQETSIVKKSCYPRWNETFEFELEEGVSGALCVEAWDWDLVSRNDFLGKVVFNVPRLGAAPLEEGWFRLQPDQAKHQQPEGNLGSLQLEVRLRDETVLPSYCYQPLVRLLCQEVTLGTQGPGQLIPLIEELTSTECRQDVATNLLKLFLGQGLAKDFLDLLFQLELARTSEANTLFRSNSLASKSMESFLKVAGMRYLHGVLGPIIDRVFEDKKYVELDPSKVEVKDVGCSGLHRPTTEAEVLEQSAHTLRGHLGALLSALSRSVRACPAVVRATFRQLFLRVRERFPSAQHENVPFIAVTSFLCLRFFSPAIMAPKLFHLRERHADARTSRTLLLLAKAVQNVGNMDTLASRAKEAWMEPLQPTVRQGVAQLKDFITKLVDIGEKEELDLQRTLSLQAPPVKEGPLFIHRTKGKGPLMSSSFKKLHFSLTTEALSCAKTPSSKKSALIKLASVRAAEKVEEKSFGSSHVMQVIYSDDVGRPQTAYLQCKCVNELNQWLSALRKVIMNNPSLLGSYHPGVFRGDKWSCCHQRDRTDLGCDKTRSRVTLQEWNDPLDHDLEAQLLYRHLQGLEAELWQRHRSQNVGTETDPGEASRDALAQLLQVLGNLREAHGSSHTGPLPVEPTRLLALQT; the protein is encoded by the exons CACTGGCAGCAGTGACCCGTACTGCATCGTGAAGGTGGACAATGAGCCCATCATCAG GACAGCCACTGTGTGGAAGACCTTGAGCCCCTTCTGGGGGGAGGAGTATCAAGTTCACCTGCTGCCCACCTTCCATACAGTGGCCTTCTATGTCCTGGATGAAGATGCTCTCAG CCGGGATGACGTCATCGGGAAGGTATGCCTCAGCAGGGACACACTGGCCTCTCACCCCAAGG gtTTCTGTGGCTGGGCCCACCTGACAGAGGTTGATCCTGACGAGGAGGTGCAGGGTGAAATCCACCTACGTCTGGAAGTGCTGCCAGGCCCCCCGGCCCCCCGTCTGCGCTGCTCTGTGCTGGAGGCCAG ggacCTGGCCCCCAAGGACCGGAACGGCACCTCCGACCCCTTTGTGCGCGTGCGCTACAATGGCCGCACACAGGAGACCTCG ATAGTGAAGAAGTCCTGCTACCCCCGCTGGAATGAGACCTTCGAGTTTGAGCTGGAGGAGGGGGTCTCAGGGGCACTGTGTGTGGAGGCCTGGGACTGGGACCTGGTCAGCCGTAATGACTTCCTGGGCAAG GTGGTGTTCAATGTCCCGAGGCTGGGAGCAGCCCCCCTGGAAGAGGGCTGGTTCCGGCTGCAGCCCGACCAGGCCAAGCATCAACAGCCAGA GGGCAACCTGGGCTCCTTGCAGCTGGAGGTGCGGCTGCGGGATGAGACGGTGCTGCCTTCCTACTGCTACCAGCCCCTGGTGCGGCTGCTGTGCCAGGAGGTGACGCTGGGCACCCAG GGCCCGGGACAGCTGATCCCTCTCATTGAGGAGCTGACGAGCACTGAGTGTCGCCAGGATGTGGCCACCAACCTGCTCAAGCtcttcctggggcagggcctggccAAGGACTTCCTGGACCTGCTGTTCCAGCTGGAGCTGGCTCGAACCA GTGAGGCCAATACCCTTTTCCGGAGCAACTCACTGGCCTCCAAGTCCATGGAGTCCTTCCTGAAG GTGGCGGGGATGCGCTACCTGCACGGCGTCCTGGGCCCCATCATCGACAGGGTGTTCGAGGACAAGAAGTACGTGGAGCTGGACCCCAGCAAAGTGGAGGTCAAAGATGTGGG ATGCTCCGGCCTGCACCGCCCCACGACCGAGGCCGAGGTGCTGGAGCAGAGTGCGCACACGCTGCGTGGCCACCTGGGGGCGCTGCTGAGCGCGCTGAGCCGCTCGGTGCGCGCATGCCCGGCCGTGGTGCGCGCCACCTTCCGCCAGCTCTTTCTGCGCGTGCGCGAGCGCTTCCCCAGCGCCCAGCACGAG AACGTGCCTTTCATCGCCGTCACCAGCTTCCTGTGTTTGCGCTTCTTTTCTCCCGCCATCATGGCCCCCAAGCTCTTCCACCTGCGGGAGCGCCACGCGGACGCCCGCACCAGCCGCaccctgctcctgctggccaag GCGGTGCAGAATGTGGGCAACATGGACACGCTGGCGTCCCGGGCCAAGGAAGCTTGGATGGAGCCCCTGCAGCCCACCGTGCGCCAGGGCGTGGCCCAGCTGAAGGACTTCATCACTAAGCTGGTGGACATCGGGGAGAAGGAGG AGCTGGACCTGCAGCGGACGCTGAGCCTGCAGGCTCCCCCCGTGAAGGAGGGGCCGCTCTTCATCCACCGCACCAAGGGCAAGGGCCCCCTCATGTCCTCCTCCTTCAAGAAGCTGCACTTCTCGCTGACCACCGAGGCCCTGAGCTGTGCCAAGACGCCCAGCTCCAAG AAAAGCGCCCTTATCAAGCTGGCGAGCGTGCGGGCGGCGGAGAAAGTGGAGGAGAAGAGCTTCGGCAGCTCGCACGTCATGCAGGTCATCTACTCGGACGACGTGGGCCGGCCACAGACTGCCTACCTGCAGTGCAAG tGTGTGAATGAGCTGAACCAGTGGCTGTCGGCGCTAAGGAAGGTAATCATGAACAACCCCAGCCTGCTAGGCTCCTACCACCCTGGTGTCTTCCGAGGGGACAAGTGGAGCTGCTGCCACCAGAGGGACAGGACAG atCTGGGCTGTGATAAGACCCGGTCCCGGGTGACTCTGCAGGAGTGGAACGACCCTCTGGACCACGACCTGGAGGCCCAGCTGCTgtaccgccacctgcagggtctgGAGGCTGAGCTGTG GCAGAGGCACCGGTCACAGAATGTGGGCACGGAGACTGACCCTGGTGAAG CCTCCAGGGACGCGCTAGCCCAGCTGCTGCAGGTGCTGGGGAACCTCCGGGAGGCCCACGGCTCCAGCCACACTGGCCCCCTGCCCGTGGAGCCCACTCGCCTGCTGGCACTACAGACGTGA